GTCGGTGTCGTGGCCGCTGCCGATCGGTTCACCGATCGCCCGAACCCACCGCGTTTCGCGGTCGTCTCCGAGGACGCGCAGTTCGAGATCGTAGGGGTCGCCGTCCTCGATCGCTCGCTCGATCGCACGCTCGAGTTCTGGCCGATCGTCGGGATGATACAACTCGAGTGCCCGCTCGTAGTCGACGTCCGAACCGGGTTCGATACCGTGAATTCGTGCCGTCTGGTTGGACCACCGGATGCCGTACTCGTCTTCGTCGGCGTGCAGTTCCCAGCCGCCGACGTCTGCGACCCGCTGGGACTGCTCGAGCAGGGCGCGCGTCCGCTGGAGTTCCCGCTCGCTCTCGACCTGGGGAGTGATGTCGATGATAACTCCCTCGAGATGGTCGAGATCGCCGTCTTCGTCGAACACGCCACGACCCTGTTCGCTCAGCCAGCGCCGTTCGCCGTCGGCGGTTTCGATCGGGTACGTCACCTGGTAGGGCTCTTTTGCTGCTATCGCTCGCTGTACGCTGCTCCAGAGACCGTCGTTGCCGTCGAGAATGACGTCTTCGGACCAGTCGACGTCTCCGTCGACCAGTTCGTTCGTGTCGTACCCCGTAATTTCAAACGCGCCGTCGCTCACGAACTCGAAGGGCCACTTCGGTTCGTTCTCGCAGCGGTAGACGATCCCTGGAACGTTGCTCATCAGCGTCGACAGCTCTCGTTCCTGTTCCTGGAGTTTTCGCTCGCGTTCCTTGCGTTCGGTGACGTCTTCCTGGAAGCCGACGAAGTTGATCACGTCTCCCTCGTCGTCTTCGATCGGCGCGATACTCACCCGGTTCCAGAATTCGGTGCCGTCCTTCCGGTAATTGCGGAGTTCGACGACCGCCGACTCCGCAGCGTCGACCCCCTCTCGGAGCGTCGCAACCCGTTCGGGGTCGGTGTCCGCTCCCTGCAGGAACCGACAGTTCCGGCCACGAACGTCGGACTCGAGGTACCCCGTCAACCGCTCGAACGTCTCGTTTGCGTACACGATCGGATTGTCCGGTTCGTCGGGATCCGTGACGGTAACCCCGATCGGTGCCGCATCGAGCACGCGACTCTTGAACTGTAGTTCCCGTTCGTACTCCTGGCGCTCGAGTACGTCTTCTACCCGCCGACAGACGAGATCGACGAAGGCACGTTCACTCTCCGTAACCGGCGGTTCCCGTGATTCCCGATCGACGAAACAGACCGCGCCGTACAGTTCGCCGCTGATCTCGATTCGACCACCTGCGTACCACTCGATTTCTTCGTCTTCGGAACCCTCGTTTCCGTCCCCGTCGTGGTTCGCAACCACGTTCGAACCGCCGTTCGAGTCGATCACGTACCGGCGGAGTATCTTCCGGAGCTGTGAGTTACTTCCACAGTCGATCGCTGGTTGCGTTGATTCTGAGTGTCGTACTCGGATCTCGGGCTGTGTCCCACCCTCGTCGATGCGTGCGACGACCCCCGCCTTCAGGTCGAGCCGTTCGCACCCTACCTCGAGTATCTCTGCGATCGTCTCCTCACTGTTTGCGTCGGATTCCGACGTGATTCGATCGACTTTTCTCCGGTATCGCTCGTTCGCGGCGAGACCACGCGTTCGTTCCTGAACGACGCTCGTCAGGTCGCCGATCGCTTCGGATAGATCCTCGAGTTCGTCGTCCCGGCCCGGCCCGTGGCCGTGATCGAGGTCGACGTCGAGACTCTCTATCTCGGCAGTCGCTTCCGTTTCCTCGAGCGTGTCGGTGACGGACCGAACCTCGGCGGTGAGTCGTTCGACGACGCTCGATCGACCGGGACTGCCACCGGCGGCGAGTGCGAGAACGCCCGGAACCTCCGACTCGAACGGAAGGGGGAGCGACGAAGCAGCGACGGCAAGTACGAACGCGCAGATCCCGATCGTCGCCACGAGCCACGATCCGGCCTCCACCGTTCGGTTTTCCCGACACCCGGAACTGGAGGTATCTCTTCGGGACGGAACAGGGCCGCGGAACATAACTCCAGTACAGTCCGCCAGGGATTATACGTTGGGGAGGGACGGCCGGCGCCCTCCCGTTCTTCCACAGGGGGGTTATACACGTAGTGTCCAACGTAGAGAGGCTCAACGTATATAACGGACAGAGAAATCCCCCGTTCGCCCCTTGATCAGGTATGGCAGAAACAACCCTGGACTACCACACTGACTCGCCAAGCCTCCGCGTCGTCGATGCACTCGCTGCCGTAACCGACACCGACCCGCTCGAACTCGAGCCGCTGTACCACGCCGTCGATCCCGAAGCACTCGATCAGCTGTTTCGCGACGAGTCGGACGCGTACGCGAGCGTACGCTTCGACTATCAGGACCACACGGTCGAAGTTCGGGGGGACGGCACCGTCGCCATCGATGGAACCGTCCATGAAAGCGGATGACCGGAATCAGCCGTCAGTCCACACGGCTCTCACAGCTCGCCCGCTGAACGCCTCACGACCCACCTCCACCAGACGATGAGTACCCCATCGATAGACACCATCCCCTACGAACCGCCGATGGGCGACGACGTACTCGCTGTTCTCGTTACCGGTGACGACCGCGTAGCCAGACACCTCGAGACGCCACAGACGAACTCGATCCCGCTCGATATCACGACGGCTCCGACGCTCTCCGCTGCCTTCGATCGACTGTCCGGTATCGACTGTTTCGTCTGCCGATATCCGCTCGAAACGGCATCCCTCGAGGAGACGATCGAGCGCGTCCGCCGCCGACGTCCGGGCCTCCCGGTTCTCGTCGTAACTGACGACAGTCGCCTGACGGCGGTTCGTGACGCCACGGCCGACCACCGCTGGATCGATGTCATCGTCGCCGACGAAACGGCGAGCATCGACGAGCGACTCCGCTATCGAGTCCCGCGACTCGTCGAACGAAAGCACCTGTCGACCCTCTCGAACCGGTCGCTGGCTGGCATCGAACTCGCCGGCGACGCGATCGCGATCGTTAACCCCAACGGGACACTCGAGTTCCCGAACCGATCGTTCGCGGTGAAGTTCGGCACCGACCGCGACGACCTCGTCGGCCAGCCGTGGCAGGACCTGTTCACGCCGGAGACCGTCGACCGACTCGAAACGACTGCAATCCCGACGGTCGAAGACGGGTGGCGATGGACCGGCACCTGTACCGGCCGCCGGACCGACGGCACGGAGTTCCAGACGCGAGTCAGCGTCGGCGGACTCGAGGACGGCAGTCTGGTGTTCGTGGTCGACGGACTCGAGACGGCGTAGGCCGTCTCAGCGACAATCTCGTTTTTCCTTTACGTTCCGTGGTCCCAGGAGTCCATGTACTCGCGCTGGGTGTCCGTCAGCGAATCGAACTCGACGCCTTCGGCCTCGAGTTTGATCTTGGCGATCTCGCGGTCGAGTTCGTCCGGCACGTCGTGGACGCCCGCGTCGTACTCGTCGCCGTTTTCGAGCATTTCACGCACACAGACGGCCTGGATACCGAAGCTCTGGTCCATCACTTCGACGGGGTGGCCCAGCGAGACGGGCGCGGCGAGGTTCACGAGTCGGCCCTCGGCGATGACGTTCAGTCGGCGGCCGTCCTCGAGTTCGTAGGCTTCGACACCGTCACGGGCCTCGTAACGGTCGACGGCGAGGTCGTCGAGTGCATCGAGGTCGATCTCGATGTCGAAGTGACCTGCGTTTGCGAGCAGGACGCCGTCTTTCATCTGCTCGAAGTGTTCCTCGACGATGACGTCGCGGTTGCCCGTCGTCGTCAGGAAGACGTCGCCGACCTCGGCGGCTTCCGCCATCGGCATGACCTCGTAGCCCTCCATGTGGGCCTCGAGGGCGCGCCGTGGTTCGACTTCGGTGACGACGACGTTCGCGTTCTGGCCGGCAGCCTTCTTCGCGACGCCCTTGCCACAGTAGCCGAAGCCGGAGACGACGACCGTCTTGCCGGCCCACGAGAGGTTCGTCGTCATGGCGATGGAGGCAAGCGAGGATTCGCCGGTGCCGTGGACGTTGTCGAAGAGTCGCTTCATGGGGGTGTCGTTGACGGCAAACACGGGGTAGTCGAGCGCGCCGTCTTCGTCCATCGCGCGCAGGCGGTGGACGCCCGTCGTGGTCTCCTCGGCACCACCGATAATGCCGTCGATCAGTTCGGGGTAGTCCTCGTGAATCGCGGCGACGAGGTCCATCCCGTCGTCGACCGTGATCGTCGGTTCGTGGGCGATGACGGCCTCGATAGCCTCGTAGTACTCCTCGTCGTCGACGCCGCGTTTCGCGTAACAGGTGATGTTCTCGTGGGCGTCGAGTGCGGCCGAGACGTCGTCGTGCGTCGAGAGCGGGTTGCAACCCGTCACTGCGACTTCCGCGCCGCCCTCGGCGAGCGTCTCGACGAGGATCGCCGTCTTCGCCTCGACGTGCATCGCCATCGCGATCCGCTCGCCCTCGAAGGGTTTCTCCGCGACGAACTCCTCGCGGACGTGCTCGAGGATGGGCATGTGCTGGGCGGCCCAGTCCATCTTTCGCCGCCCTTCCTCCTGGGCGGTTTCGACGTCGTCTAGCTGTTCGCTGATCGGGGGATAGGAACTCCCGGTCTCGGTCATGTCTCGACAGAGAGCGACCGAAGGCAAAACGGTACCGAAGCGAAACGACTCGATGCCGACAGAAACGAACTCGATCGGGTTCGGGGGTGACCCGTGTTCGTGACGGTAGCCCCGCCACCGCCATCGACGACGAAGCGTGCCTCTGAC
This portion of the Natronobacterium texcoconense genome encodes:
- a CDS encoding adenosylhomocysteinase, translating into MTETGSSYPPISEQLDDVETAQEEGRRKMDWAAQHMPILEHVREEFVAEKPFEGERIAMAMHVEAKTAILVETLAEGGAEVAVTGCNPLSTHDDVSAALDAHENITCYAKRGVDDEEYYEAIEAVIAHEPTITVDDGMDLVAAIHEDYPELIDGIIGGAEETTTGVHRLRAMDEDGALDYPVFAVNDTPMKRLFDNVHGTGESSLASIAMTTNLSWAGKTVVVSGFGYCGKGVAKKAAGQNANVVVTEVEPRRALEAHMEGYEVMPMAEAAEVGDVFLTTTGNRDVIVEEHFEQMKDGVLLANAGHFDIEIDLDALDDLAVDRYEARDGVEAYELEDGRRLNVIAEGRLVNLAAPVSLGHPVEVMDQSFGIQAVCVREMLENGDEYDAGVHDVPDELDREIAKIKLEAEGVEFDSLTDTQREYMDSWDHGT
- a CDS encoding PAS domain-containing protein, with translation MSTPSIDTIPYEPPMGDDVLAVLVTGDDRVARHLETPQTNSIPLDITTAPTLSAAFDRLSGIDCFVCRYPLETASLEETIERVRRRRPGLPVLVVTDDSRLTAVRDATADHRWIDVIVADETASIDERLRYRVPRLVERKHLSTLSNRSLAGIELAGDAIAIVNPNGTLEFPNRSFAVKFGTDRDDLVGQPWQDLFTPETVDRLETTAIPTVEDGWRWTGTCTGRRTDGTEFQTRVSVGGLEDGSLVFVVDGLETA
- a CDS encoding HalOD1 output domain-containing protein; translated protein: MAETTLDYHTDSPSLRVVDALAAVTDTDPLELEPLYHAVDPEALDQLFRDESDAYASVRFDYQDHTVEVRGDGTVAIDGTVHESG